One genomic window of Canis lupus baileyi chromosome 22, mCanLup2.hap1, whole genome shotgun sequence includes the following:
- the RPL15 gene encoding large ribosomal subunit protein eL15, whose amino-acid sequence MGAYKYIQELWRKKQSDVMRFLLRVRCWQYRQLSALHRAPRPTRPDKARRLGYKAKQGYVIYRIRVRRGGRKRPVPKGATYGKPVHHGVNQLKFARSLQSVAEERAGRHCGALRVLNSYWVGEDSTYKFFEVILIDPFHKAIRRNPDTQWITKPVHKHREMRGLTSAGRKSRGLGKGHKFHHTIGGSRRAAWRRRNTLQLHRYR is encoded by the exons ATGGGTGCGTACAAGTACATCCAGGAGCTATGGAGGAAGAAGCAGTCCGACGTCATGCGCTTTCTTCTCCGGGTGCGCTGCTGGCAATATCGCCAGCTCTCTGCGCTCCACAGGGCCCCCCGCCCAACCCGGCCCGATAAAGCGCGCAGACTGGGCTACAAGGCCAAGCAAG GTTATGTCATATATCGGATTCGTGTGCGTCGTGGTGGCCGCAAACGCCCAGTTCCTAAGGGTGCTACCTATGGCAAGCCTGTCCATCATGGTGTTAACCAGCTAAAGTTTGCCCGAAGCCTTCAGTCTGTTGCAGAG GAGCGAGCTGGACGCCACTGCGGAGCTCTGAGAGTCTTGAATTCTTATTGGGTTGGCGAAGATTCCACATACAAATTCTTTGAGGTTATCCTCATTGATCCATTCCATAAAGCTATCAGAAGAAATCCTGACACCCAGTGGATCACCAAACCAGTCCACAAACACAGGGAGATGCGAGGGCTGACCTCTGCAGGCCGCAAGAGTCGTGGCCTTGGGAAGGGTCACAAGTTCCACCACACTATTGGTGGTTCTCGCCGTGCGGCATGGAGAAGGCGCAATACTCTCCAGCTCCACCGTTACCGCTAA